Proteins encoded by one window of Geobacter sp. DSM 9736:
- the gcvPA gene encoding aminomethyl-transferring glycine dehydrogenase subunit GcvPA, with translation MSYTPNTPEDIRQMLAAIGVASIEELFAPIPAALRAKSFDLPAGMSEFEMLRRMRQLADCATQCVTPFVGGGFYDHAIPAVVDHLSGRAEFYTAYTPYQPECSQGTLQALFEYQSAICALTGMEVSNASLYDGGTALAEAAMMALRITGRSRLVVDGGVNPATRAIVRTYLANMDVEIVEVMPREGGTDRDAVRAAITDTTAALLVQNPNFFGTLDDLGDLAEAIHGKGGLLVASVYPISLGLVKSPAEMGADIAVGDGQSLGNPLSFGGPSFGFITTTKQFIRNMPGRIIGETVDREGRRGFVLTLQAREQHIKRHKATSNICSNQSLCALRGLVFLASLGRQGFAELARLNYDKAEYAKERFAGIRGVSVLNVGTTFNEFTVALPRNATEVVEKLMGNMIAAGVPLGPHYPEMERCMVVTVTEQRTKEEIDLLAQKVEGVL, from the coding sequence ATGAGCTATACACCGAATACGCCGGAAGATATCCGGCAGATGCTCGCCGCCATCGGAGTCGCGAGCATCGAAGAGCTCTTCGCTCCCATCCCGGCAGCGCTGCGGGCCAAGTCGTTCGATCTCCCCGCCGGCATGTCCGAGTTCGAGATGCTCCGCCGCATGAGGCAACTGGCCGACTGCGCCACCCAGTGCGTGACGCCCTTTGTCGGCGGCGGTTTCTACGACCACGCCATCCCGGCCGTCGTCGACCACCTTTCCGGCCGCGCCGAGTTCTACACCGCCTACACCCCGTACCAGCCCGAGTGCTCCCAAGGGACGCTCCAGGCCCTCTTCGAGTACCAGAGCGCCATCTGCGCGCTCACCGGGATGGAGGTGAGCAATGCCTCCCTCTACGATGGCGGGACGGCTCTCGCGGAGGCGGCAATGATGGCGCTGCGCATCACCGGCAGAAGCAGGCTTGTCGTGGACGGCGGAGTCAACCCCGCTACCCGCGCGATTGTGCGTACCTACCTCGCTAACATGGACGTGGAGATTGTCGAGGTGATGCCGCGTGAAGGGGGAACGGACCGCGATGCCGTCCGGGCGGCGATTACCGACACCACGGCGGCGCTTCTCGTTCAGAACCCGAACTTCTTCGGAACGCTCGATGATCTGGGGGACCTGGCGGAGGCCATCCACGGGAAGGGGGGGCTCCTCGTCGCCTCCGTCTACCCGATTTCCCTGGGCCTCGTGAAGAGCCCCGCCGAGATGGGGGCGGACATTGCGGTGGGTGACGGGCAGAGTCTCGGCAATCCCCTCAGTTTCGGCGGTCCATCCTTCGGCTTCATCACCACAACGAAACAGTTCATCCGGAACATGCCGGGGCGGATCATTGGCGAGACCGTCGACAGGGAGGGGCGGCGCGGTTTCGTCCTCACCCTCCAGGCCCGGGAGCAGCACATCAAGCGCCACAAGGCGACCTCCAACATCTGCAGCAACCAGAGCCTCTGCGCCCTGCGCGGACTGGTCTTCCTCGCGAGCCTTGGGCGGCAGGGATTTGCAGAGCTGGCCCGGCTCAACTACGACAAGGCGGAGTACGCCAAGGAGAGGTTCGCCGGCATCCGCGGCGTCTCGGTCCTCAACGTCGGCACCACCTTCAACGAATTCACCGTGGCTCTTCCCCGCAACGCGACCGAAGTCGTTGAAAAACTCATGGGGAATATGATTGCTGCTGGCGTTCCCCTAGGGCCGCACTACCCGGAGATGGAGCGCTGCATGGTCGTCACGGTGACGGAACAGCGCACGAAAGAGGAAATCGACCTCCTCGCGCAGAAGGTGGAGGGTGTACTATGA
- the gcvT gene encoding glycine cleavage system aminomethyltransferase GcvT, giving the protein MMELKSTPLLVRHQNLNALMAPFGGWNMPIQYEGIIAEHRWCREKASLFDICHMGEFLLRGDLEASGIEQVFTFSVKSIPVGRSRYGFLLNEKGGIIDDLIVFRLAEDEAMVVVNAATIENDFAVIRSRLKPGADFIDISAVTGKLDLQGPLSREVMVAHFGEEILRIPYFKFIRTNVLGADAIISRTGYTGELGYEIFLPAEKVEELWSLLLSDERVKPAGLGARDVLRLEVGYSLYGSDIDETTTPFEAGLGAFVDMSREFPGKQVLLRQQHEGVPRTRIAFRCSSRRSPRHHYEIIQNGKLTGSVTSGVFSPMLGCGIGLGYVAPGAATLGTPLIIRQGNVSIEAEVVDIPFFTGGSVRS; this is encoded by the coding sequence ATTATGGAACTCAAAAGCACGCCCCTCCTTGTCCGGCATCAGAACCTGAACGCACTGATGGCCCCCTTCGGCGGCTGGAACATGCCGATCCAGTATGAAGGGATCATCGCCGAGCACCGGTGGTGCCGGGAAAAGGCTTCGCTTTTCGACATCTGCCACATGGGAGAGTTCCTGCTGCGGGGAGATCTGGAGGCCTCGGGCATAGAGCAGGTATTCACATTCTCCGTCAAGTCAATTCCCGTCGGCCGTTCCCGCTACGGTTTCCTCCTCAACGAAAAGGGAGGGATCATTGACGACCTCATCGTATTCCGCCTCGCTGAGGATGAGGCGATGGTAGTCGTCAACGCGGCCACCATCGAAAACGACTTCGCCGTTATCCGCTCGCGGCTTAAACCAGGCGCTGATTTCATCGACATTTCCGCAGTTACCGGAAAACTTGATCTTCAAGGCCCGCTTTCCCGGGAGGTGATGGTTGCTCATTTCGGGGAGGAGATATTACGCATCCCTTATTTCAAGTTCATACGGACGAATGTTCTCGGTGCGGACGCTATCATAAGCCGCACCGGCTATACCGGCGAACTTGGTTACGAAATATTTCTTCCTGCGGAAAAGGTTGAGGAGTTGTGGAGCCTTCTTCTTTCCGACGAGCGGGTGAAGCCCGCGGGGCTCGGCGCACGGGACGTGCTGCGTCTTGAGGTGGGCTACAGCCTCTATGGAAGCGATATAGACGAAACGACGACCCCTTTCGAAGCAGGACTGGGCGCTTTCGTGGACATGAGCAGGGAGTTCCCCGGAAAGCAGGTGCTCCTGCGACAGCAGCATGAGGGGGTGCCGCGCACGAGGATCGCCTTCAGGTGTTCTTCCCGCCGTTCTCCTCGCCATCATTACGAGATAATCCAGAACGGCAAACTCACCGGCAGCGTCACGAGCGGGGTTTTTTCTCCCATGCTCGGGTGCGGTATAGGCCTGGGTTATGTCGCGCCCGGCGCGGCAACTTTGGGTACGCCGCTGATCATCCGGCAGGGCAATGTTTCCATCGAGGCAGAGGTGGTGGACATTCCCTTCTTCACAGGCGGGTCGGTAAGGTCCTGA
- a CDS encoding lipoate--protein ligase family protein, whose translation MDRARQTWRLVDTGPLDGAANMAVDEALLACFDPERSEPVLRLYGWAPPALSLGRFQEADEVLDTGKCRAAGIAVVKRITGGGVIYHSAELTYAIVCAPRHIPHSASVKDSFRVLTSFLLRFYRMLGLDPAYAVDLPTAGGRLGARTPFCFAGRESYDILVGGRKIGGNAQRRQRQAIFQHGSIPFLNYAEKGASFMREPPEGIDRGVAALADLGIERDEHELKRLLVDAFAEAMGVELQMDELTAQEKREAFPT comes from the coding sequence ATGGACAGAGCACGGCAGACCTGGCGGTTAGTAGACACCGGTCCCCTGGACGGCGCGGCTAACATGGCGGTGGACGAGGCCCTCCTCGCCTGCTTCGACCCCGAGCGCTCGGAGCCGGTCCTCCGTCTCTACGGGTGGGCTCCGCCGGCGCTCTCCCTGGGGCGGTTTCAGGAGGCGGATGAGGTCCTCGACACCGGGAAGTGCCGGGCGGCAGGGATAGCGGTTGTAAAACGGATAACCGGCGGCGGGGTTATCTACCACTCCGCCGAGCTCACCTACGCCATCGTCTGTGCACCCCGCCACATCCCGCACTCCGCATCCGTCAAGGATTCCTTCCGGGTCCTGACATCCTTTCTCCTTCGCTTCTACCGGATGCTCGGCCTCGATCCAGCCTACGCCGTGGACCTGCCGACGGCGGGGGGTCGCCTCGGCGCACGGACCCCCTTCTGCTTTGCGGGAAGGGAGAGCTACGATATCCTTGTCGGAGGAAGGAAGATCGGCGGCAACGCACAGAGACGGCAGCGCCAGGCGATTTTCCAGCATGGCTCGATTCCCTTTCTGAACTATGCCGAGAAGGGCGCCTCCTTCATGCGTGAGCCGCCAGAAGGGATAGATAGAGGGGTGGCGGCACTGGCGGATCTTGGCATAGAACGAGATGAGCACGAATTGAAGCGACTTCTGGTGGATGCGTTCGCTGAGGCAATGGGAGTGGAACTGCAAATGGACGAACTGACGGCGCAGGAGAAGCGGGAGGCGTTCCCGACGTGA
- the gcvPB gene encoding aminomethyl-transferring glycine dehydrogenase subunit GcvPB, which yields MKLIYEQSVPGRRGVRLPVSDVPRGAELPENLLRREAPALPEMSELDVVRHFTNLSRRNFSVDTNFYPLGSCTMKYNAKALENAAGLFAPLHPMTALIPGGEEHCQGALEMIHDLSEKLAEITGMDEVTCQPLAGAHGEMTGIMLIAAYHRAKGNRKKYVVVPDSSHGTNPASAAMVGYEIITIPTAPYGDMDIEKFREAMNGEVAAVMMTCPNTLGLFNPHIKEICDIAHEHDALMYYDGANLNAILGKVRPGDVGFDVIHVNLHKTFGTPHGGGGPGSGPVGVKKSLVPFLPTPRVIRRGNGSFGLETENPESIGRTANFFGNFGVMAKAYAYILIQGREGLIDVTEQAVLNANYVMSRLKDHYDLPYDQTCMHECVFSASRQLKQGVHAIDIAKYLIDRGYHPPTVYFPLIVKEAIMIEPTETESKETMDSFIAVMIEAAETAATAPEQLHEAPLTTPVSRLDETKAAREQNVCFGS from the coding sequence ATGAAACTGATCTACGAACAGTCCGTTCCCGGTCGGCGGGGGGTGAGGCTTCCCGTTTCCGATGTGCCGCGGGGCGCGGAGCTTCCGGAAAATCTCCTGCGCAGGGAGGCGCCCGCTCTCCCGGAGATGAGCGAGCTCGACGTGGTGCGCCACTTTACCAATCTCTCCCGGCGTAACTTCTCGGTGGACACTAACTTTTACCCCCTCGGCTCCTGCACGATGAAGTACAACGCCAAGGCCCTGGAGAATGCAGCGGGGCTCTTCGCCCCCCTCCATCCGATGACGGCGCTTATCCCCGGCGGTGAGGAACACTGCCAGGGCGCCCTCGAGATGATCCACGACCTCTCGGAGAAGCTTGCCGAGATAACCGGGATGGACGAGGTGACGTGCCAGCCCCTGGCGGGGGCCCACGGCGAGATGACGGGTATCATGCTCATTGCCGCCTATCACCGCGCCAAGGGGAACCGAAAGAAATACGTGGTCGTCCCTGACTCCTCCCACGGGACGAATCCCGCCAGCGCGGCGATGGTCGGCTACGAGATCATCACGATCCCCACCGCCCCCTACGGCGACATGGACATCGAGAAGTTCCGCGAGGCGATGAACGGCGAGGTTGCAGCGGTGATGATGACCTGCCCGAACACCCTCGGTCTCTTCAACCCTCACATCAAGGAGATCTGCGACATCGCCCACGAGCACGACGCCCTCATGTATTACGACGGCGCGAACCTGAACGCAATTCTCGGTAAGGTCCGCCCGGGGGATGTCGGCTTCGACGTGATCCACGTCAACCTCCACAAGACCTTCGGTACCCCCCACGGCGGCGGCGGTCCCGGGAGCGGGCCGGTTGGGGTGAAGAAGTCGCTCGTGCCCTTTCTCCCCACCCCACGCGTCATCAGGCGCGGTAACGGCAGCTTTGGACTCGAGACAGAGAACCCGGAGAGCATCGGCCGCACCGCCAACTTCTTCGGCAACTTCGGCGTGATGGCCAAGGCGTACGCCTACATCCTCATCCAGGGGAGGGAGGGGCTGATCGACGTGACGGAGCAGGCGGTGCTCAACGCCAATTACGTGATGAGCCGCCTTAAAGATCACTACGACCTCCCCTACGACCAGACCTGCATGCACGAGTGCGTCTTCTCCGCGAGCCGCCAGCTCAAGCAGGGGGTGCACGCCATCGACATCGCCAAGTACCTCATCGACAGGGGATACCACCCGCCGACGGTCTACTTCCCCCTCATCGTGAAGGAAGCGATCATGATCGAGCCGACGGAGACTGAGAGCAAGGAGACGATGGACTCATTCATCGCCGTCATGATCGAGGCGGCGGAAACGGCAGCCACCGCCCCGGAACAGCTCCACGAGGCCCCTCTCACAACACCGGTGTCACGCCTCGACGAAACGAAGGCGGCGCGGGAGCAGAATGTCTGCTTCGGCAGCTGA
- the gcvH gene encoding glycine cleavage system protein GcvH yields MEMYFTKEHEWVKIKDGVAAVGISEYAAKQLGDVTFVELPQVGKTVKQFGVLAAIESVKAASDIYAPVSGTVTKVNDALDDRPEIVNEAAEDAGWIAWIEMSDQGELESLMTREQYDEYVRGLE; encoded by the coding sequence ATGGAAATGTATTTCACCAAAGAACATGAGTGGGTCAAGATCAAGGACGGCGTTGCCGCCGTCGGCATCAGCGAGTATGCTGCGAAGCAGCTCGGGGACGTTACTTTCGTGGAACTGCCGCAGGTGGGGAAGACGGTGAAGCAGTTCGGCGTCCTCGCCGCCATCGAGTCGGTGAAGGCGGCAAGCGATATCTATGCCCCCGTTTCCGGGACTGTCACCAAGGTGAACGATGCCCTGGACGATCGTCCAGAGATAGTCAATGAAGCTGCCGAAGATGCCGGGTGGATTGCGTGGATCGAGATGAGCGACCAGGGAGAGCTGGAGTCGCTCATGACCCGGGAGCAGTACGATGAATACGTCAGAGGCCTCGAATGA